The Natrinema caseinilyticum genomic sequence CGGCGACTATCACCGCCTGGTCGGGAGACATTCGATACGGCGAGGCTATGGGGAGACCGCCCTTAAACGGTTCCTTTCGGCTGGCTGCAGGGTGGGGATACGACGACGTCGAAGGCCGACCGTCGTTCGGGTGGCCGGCGGGTGACGAACTACGCCGGCCGTCCGGAGATGCTTACAATCCCCGAGTCCGACACGCTTATTCGCGAACGGCGACGAATCACACACAGTGAGTACCGAGACGCCCGAACCGACCGAAACCGAAGCGTTCGAGCGGGTCTGTGAGGCGCTCGTCGACCGGATTCTCGCCGGTGAAATCGAGCGTGACGAGGTCGAAAAAGCCAAGCTCGAGGCCTGCTCGGAACACTCCGCACCGAAGGTTCCGAAGAATTCCGAACTCCTCGACTACGCGCCCGAAGAGCACCGCCAGGACCTGGAGGCCGTTCTCCAGCGCAAACCGGTTCGGACGGCATCGGGCGTCTCGCCGGTCGCGATCATGACCTCGCCCGAGCGCTGTCCCCATGGCAAGTGTCTCTACTGTCCGGGCGGTCCCGACTCGGAATTTTCCTCGTCACAGAGTTACACGGGCGAGGAACCGGCCGCAGCCCGCGGCGTTCAGAACGACTACGACCCGTACGGACAGGTGACGCTCCGACTCGAGCAACTGCGCCAGATCGGCCATCCCGTCGACAAGGTCGAACTGATTCTGATGGGCGGGACGATGACGGCTCGCAGTCACGACTACCAGGAGTGGTTCGTCAAGCGAGCGCTCGAGGCGATGAACGACTACGACGTCGACGCGGAACCGGAACCGGCAGAGGGGGTCAGCTTCGCCGAGGATCCGGCGGAGTACGAGTGGCGGTACGTCGAGGACGTCATCGCGGAAAACGAGACCGCGGACGTCCGCAACATCGGGACGACGTTCGAGACGAAGCCTGACTGGTGTGATCCGGAGCAGATCGATCGGATGCTCGATCTCGGCGGGACGAAAGTCGAGGTCGGCGTCCAGACGACGTACGAGCGGATAAACAGGGACATGCACCGCGGCCACGGCGTCCAGGAGTCGATCGATGCGAATCGCAGGTTGCGCGATTCGGCGTTCAAGGTCGGCTTCCACATGATGCCGGGCCAACCCGGGATGTCGAAGGAGATGTGTCTCGAGGACTTCCGGCGACTCTTCGAGACAGACCAGTGGAAGCCGGACTACCTGAAGATCTATCCCACCCTCGTGGTGCGGGGCACCGCGACGTACGACTGGTGGCACAAAGACGAGTACGAACCGCTCTCGAACGACGAGGCGGCCGACCTGATCGCAGAGATCAAGTCGATGATCCCCCGCTACACTCGACTGCAGCGCGTCCAGCGGGACATTCCGGCGGACTTCATCGATGCCGGCGTCTGGAAGTCGAACCTGCGCCAACTCGCCAGACAGCGGATGGACGACCACGGCTGGGAGTGTGAGTGCATCCGCTGTCGCGAAGCCGGCATGAACGACGAGGAACCCGAGGACGTCGAACTGGACGTACTGACCTACGAGGCCTGCGGCGGTACCGAACACTTCATTTCGTTCGAGGACTTCGAGCGGGATCTGCTGGTCGGGTTCTGCCGACTTCGGTTCCCGAAGAACCCAGTTCGACCGGAACTCGAGAACGCGGCCCTCGTCCGCGAACTACACGTCTACGGCTCGGAGGTCGCAGTCGGGAACGACGGCGAAACCGACCAGCACCAGCACCGCGGGTACGGCCGCCGGCTGATGGACCGCGCAGAGACCATCGCCGCCGACGCGGGGTACGACAAGGTGAGCGTGATCTCCGGCATCGGCGCTCGAGAGTACTATCGGAACAAACTCGGCTATCACCAGGACGGCCCGTACGTCAGCAAGCGCCTTTGATTCGATCGGACGGACTCTTTGGCTGCCCGGCCGAACTCGCCCGCCATCTGAGCGAACTCGCTGACACCGTCTTCCGGGCTGTGCGCGCATTCTCCGCGAGCCGGCTGACACCGTACGGCCGGGACCGATACCGGACCGTCTTCAGCCCGGTGGCCGTCCGGGGCGGTCGCTACCGATCTCACGTTCTCGATAGCCACTTGTCGACAAACGACCTGCTTTCCCTCGATTCCCGCAGCGCAAAATTTATGGTAATAGGCATTGGATATTCAAGTGCCGACGATTGTCGGCACCGTTGTCAGCTCCCCCCACCCTGACAGCGACACACCGTCGCCGCTAGCTCGAGTGCGCCGTATCCACCGAATCGCCACACCACTTGGGCGATTACGGCGCGCTCATCGCCCGAACCCCTTTTCCGGTCGACCGGATCTCACGACGGAGTGGGTTCTGTTCGCAGCCCCGTTCGGGCGTCCGGACGGTGACGGGACACTCGGCTGCTGACACCTGTCGTCACGTCCGTTCGGCCGCGTCCGAACTCACGTCCGTGGGACCGGGTCTGATTCGTTACGGACAGCACCTCGGTCGCCGCGGACTCTGCTCAGTCGATCGTGACCTCGAGTTCGAGCAATCCGAGATGGGAAGGGGCACGGCCGCCGTTCGAGCGGAACTCGGCGGGTGTCGAGTTGACGACGTCGTAGAAATCGGCCTGGTCCTCCGGCACGAGGATGCTGCCGTCGTCGCGCTGGAGGAACGCCGGTGCGTCCGTTCCCTCGATCAAATCGAGTTGGTCAGCCCACTCGCCGTCGGCGTAGATGAACGTGCCAAAGGAGAATCGTCCCGCGGCGAGGGCATCGTGTTTCGACAGGTACATGCCCGCCTCTTCGGCGTTGAACTCTTCGTCGCTCACCCACGCGATGGCCGCGATGCCCTCGGCCTGGAGGAGGTAGAAGTCCCAGGACAGCGAGGCGTCGAACACCGCCCAGGTGCTTCGTGGACCGATCGTGTGGACCTCGACACTGAAGGTCGGAACCACGCGAGATCCCTCCGGTTCCGGGACGAAAGTGACGTCGTACCCCGGGACGCGGATGCCGCGGTCGTGGTAGACGACGCCGTCGACGTCGATATCCGCCTCGATCCGGTCGACGATACCGCGGACCGTCGCGCCACCTTCGGCCTCGAGGTGCTCGAGGAAGTCCGGAAACCGGGAGACGTCGGTCCAGAGTGAGTCTTCGTCAGCGCTCATGCGTCTCGACCTCCGGTATCACGAGCGAGACCGCCGACAGCGTCGTTCATACCCCGTCTGGGTACTGGCACGGATTATGCCTTCCGACCTCGACTACTGTCGGGACGAATTCCTCGGTCGGCGATCGGGAGGGCCGATGCGCCCCGATGGATCGTCTCGAGTCCGCTCCCACGGCAGGGCACGCGGGACAGAGCCGGTACGGCGACCGGAGCCGAAGACCCGACGGCGATCGTCAGTTCGGGGGTCCACGACGGTTGCCAGTCGAACGAACCCGACCGCTGTCGGTACCCGAACGGATCTCCGACCGGGACACTGGCGGTGGAGCGACACGCCTTTTTGACCGGACCGGGCAGTGTACGGTATGGAACCAAAGCGGGAACTCACGAGCGTCGACCTCGCCGCTCTCGTCGGGGAACTCGGGGGCTACGAGGGGGCGAAGGTCGACAAAGCGTATCTCTACGGGGACGATCTCGTCCGCCTCAAGATGCGGGATTTCGATCGTGGCCGCATCGAACTGCTCCTCGAAGTCGGCGAGATCAAGCGGGCGCACACGGTCGCCCCGGAGCGAGTCCCCGACGCACCCGGCCGGCCGCCGCAGTTCGCGATGATGCTCCGCAATCGACTGTCCGGTGCCGACTTCGCGGGCGTCGAACAGTTCGAATTCGACCGAATCCTCGAGTTCACGTTCGAACGCGACGACGGCACGACGAGAATCATCGTCGAACTGTTCGGCCAGGGCAACGTCGCGGTCACGGACGGCGAATACGAAGTGATCGATTGCCTCGAGACCGTCCGACTGAAGTCTCGAACCGTCGTTCCGGGCTCGAGATACGAGTTCCCCGAGTCGCGGACCAACCCGCTTTCGATCTCCCGTGAGGGCTTCGACCACGAGATGGACGATTCGGATACGGACGTGGTCCGAACGCTCGCGACGCAACTCAACTTCGGGGGCCTCTACGCCGAGGAGTTGTGCACCCGCGCCGGCGTCGAGAAGGGATTGGACATCGAGGACGCCGACGAGGACGTCTACGATCGAATCTACGAGGCGATCGACCGACTCGCGATCGATCTCCGAACCGGACACTTCGACCCGCGGATTTACCTCGACGTCGACGACGGCGGGGACGGCGAGGGTGACGGCGACGGTCGGAGTGACACCGGCGACGGACGCGTCGTCGACGTAACCCCGTTTCCGCTCGAGGAACGCGCCGAACTGACCGCCGAACCCTACGATTCGTTTCTGACTGCGCTCGACGAGTACTTCTTCAGGCTCGAACTCGCCGACGAAGCGGAGCCGGAGACGACCTCCCAGCGGCCGGACTTCGAGTCGGAAATCGCCAAACACGAGCGCATCGTCGAGCAACAACAGGGCGCGATCGAGGGTTTCGAACGGGAGGCCGACTCGCTTCGCGACCAGGCGGAACTGCTGTACGCCGAATACGGACTCGTCGACGAGATACTGACGACGATTCAGACGGCACGCGAGCACGACCGCTCCTGGGACGAGATCGAAGAGCGGTTCGCGGAGGGTGCCGACCGCGGGATCGAGGCCGCAGCGGCCGTCGTCGACGTCGACGGGAGCGAGGGCACGGTTACCGTCGATATCGATGGCGAGCGGATCGATCTCGTCGCCGATCGGGGCGTCGAGCAGAACGCCGATCGGCTCTACACGGCGGCAAAGGACGTCGAAGGGAAAAAGGAGGGTGCGCTGGCGGCCATCGAGGACACCCGTGAGGATCTCGCGGACGCGAAACGCCGCCGCGACGAGTGGGAAGCGGACGAGAGCGAGGGTGGAGCCGACGACCACGAGGAGGACGAGGGAGAGACGCGCGACTGGCTCGCCGAACCCTCCGTTCCCATCCGCGAAAACGAACCCTGGTTCGACCGGTTTCGCTGGTTCCATACCAGCGACGACTACCTCGTGATCGGCGGCCGAAACGCGGATCAAAACGAGGAACTCGTCAAAAAGTACCTCGAGCCCGGAGACAAAGTGCTCCACACGCAGGCCCACGGCGGTCCCGTCACCGTTCTGAAGGCGACCGATCCCAGCGAGGCGTCGTCCGCGGACATCGAACTCCCGGACTCGAGCATCGAGGAGGCCGCCCAGTTCGCCGTCTCCTATTCGTCGGTCTGGAAGGACGGGCGATACGCGGGCGACGTCTACGCGGTGGACTCGGATCAGGTCTCGAAGACGCCCGAGAGCGGCGAGTACCTCGAGAAAGGCGGGTTCGCGATTCGCGGCGAGCGGACCTACTATCGTGATACGCCGGTCGGTGCGGCGATCGGGATCCAGTGTGAACCGTATACGCGAGTGATCGGCGGGCCGCCGTCGGCGATCGAAGATCGAGCGGAGACGACGCTCGAGATCGAACCCGGCCGGTACGCGCAGGCCGACGCGGCGAAACGGATCTATCGGCGCCTTCGCGAGCGATTCGCCGACGAATCGTTCGTCCGAAAGATCGCGAGTCCGGACAAGATTCAGCACTTCATGCCGCCGGGCGGAAGTCGGATAGCCGACGATTGACGGTCGCTGCCGTTGTTATCCTAAGTTTGGGGACCGAATAGGGCTCGAGGCGGTGAATCGAGCGCCAAGTTACAACAGGTAGGATTCGGCGATCGAACCGAGTACGGGCAGTTTCGTTCGGCTTCCTTTCACCGCCATGACGAGGAGGTACACCCAGACTAAAAAGAGAGCGAACCAGATTCCGATCGAAGACAGGAACGTAAATAGCGAAACCAGAACGCTCAGAATGTCGGGCAGGATGAGATTCATCATGAACGTTATAACGCTGAGTGTAAAGAAAATCGCGATCGAAGCGATCCCGAAGACGATACTCTGTGCGGCGTGGAAGCGAGCGAACTCGTTTTGATCCTCGAGGAGGTAGACGAGTATTCCCGACAGGGGTGCCAAGACGTACGATAACGCGCCCACGACGTTTCCGTCGGGACCGAGGCTCGTCGCCGCCTTTGCTGCCGATTCCGTTGCAGTTACTGCTTCATTTTGTGTTGACATGGAACTTCAAACATCTCAATGGCCGCCACCTATTTTACTGTATCGGACACTTTCCAAATAAAAAACTACATCAGTATTGTTATATTTAGACCGGTGCGTGTGGCGTTAGTTGCCCTCTCCTGCGTTCTAAACCGCAAAACCGACAGCCTACTCAAAGGTCTCTTCCATCACCACCAGAAATACTTTCTTTTAATTACCAATTGATGAGGGTGTTCTGTCGCGACGACAGAGAGGGGGTGTGTGGAACGCAGGGACCACTGACTTCTCCACGAACTTCTGTAACCGGCGTCTCGTCCGTTCGGGCCGGGTCGGTGCCGTCGGACGACCGTCCGGCGTCTATCGAGGCCGAAGTCCGCCAGAGACGGAGCGACGGCTGCCCGACCGGACCGCCCATTTCCCGCCAGAACGTCCACGGCCGGGTCTGAATGACGGACGTCTCGAGCGAATGTCGGGACGCGTTACCGACGATCGGTGCAAGTCGAACCGGGACAGAGACGGGTGAAAGCTGATACCTCGAGACCTGTCTACCGACGCTGATCCCCGATGCCCGTGTTCGACGAACTCGCGCTCGCCGCGTTCGGCGGCAGTACGTTCGTGGCACCAGGTATCATCGCCGCGGCCGTGGTCGTGGCCCTGGCGCTTGCGGTCGGATTCATCGTATTCCTCGCGTTCAGTCCCCGCACTCGAACGGGTCCGGCGACGCAGGCCGAACCCTCGTCCACCCGCGACACCGGCCGAAGCGAGACGGATTCCGGCCCCGATTCGAACGCTCAGACGAATTTCGAGCCCGGATCTTGATTCGGTTCCGGATACCCCGATCGAAACCGGCCGTCTTCGTCGCGGCGTATCCGCGTGCGATCGCTCGAGCGACGGCGCCGGTCGCCCCCTCGATTCACGCCCGTACACGTCGATCGCCCGACGACGCTGACTGCATCGCCTCCGTTCGAGAGACTCGAGGTTACGTGGATGTGATCTTCGAAAGTGGTGCAGTCAGGAACGGTTCCGACGCCGTCGGTCGTGGTGAGTGACCGTTTCGATTCGGCCGCTACTCCGATTCTCGAACGGCGTTTTCGGGGCGGTCTCCGGGCCATTTTCGAGGTGATTCGGACTTGTCGTCTCGATCCGATACCGGGCCCGTCTCGCCGTCTTCGAGCGCCGAAAGACACTCGTCGACGGTGTGGATACGCTCGCCGTCCGAACAGGGTGCGACGTACCGGAGGTCACCGTTCTCGTAGACGGCCACGCACACGACCGGGACCCGAATTTCGCTCATCGCGTCGTGACCGAGTCGAGACGGCGTCTGATGCTCCTTGAACGCCGGCCGAAGCGTGTACCCCGCCCGGTCGGCCCAGGACTGGAACGTCTCGAAGATCTCCGAAACCGAGGGCCCGGTATCGGCGAGCCTCTCGATCGCCGGCCGTACCGACGACCAGGTCTTGACGCACACGTCGATGCCTCCGTGTTGCTCCTCGAGACGATGCGATCGGGCGACGGTCTCTCGGAGCATCTCCACGGTGTCCGCTGACGCCCGGCTCCGGAGGAAGAGCTCTACCCGGATCGGTTGCGCTGTGTCGCTGACTGAATCCGTCATTATGCGTAGAGGGGGCGGTCGCCGCTCGCTCCCTAGTCGTCGCGGCTACCTTCATCACCATAAAGCTAGCAATGTATGAGCGGCATCGACACTCACACCGACGGGATGGTCGCACCACGTCCGGAAGTCACGAGACCAGGTCGCACCGATCGGGGCGCGGCCGGACGGGCGCCGCAGGTCCGGTGGGGCTCGCGAACGCGGTCCGCTGGTAGCCTCGACTGCATCGCCTCACTCGTCGGCGACCGTCGGTTCTCCGCCGGCCTGGTGTCGGGTCGGCGCTGTCGACGTGGTATCGTCGGTCTTGCGGGCCACACTGCGCTCTGCACCGTCGTAGGACGATCCGAGTGCGATGAGGAAGCCGACCATCGCGGTCACGAGTGCGACGCTCCCGATCGCAACGGCCCCGATCGCGGCCAGCGTTCCCGCGAGAACTTCACTTGCGGTGAGCAACGAGACCGCAGTCACGGCCGCGATCAGCGCGAGGAGTCGGCCAAGTCGACCGGTGTCGAGGCCGTGAAAGGACCTCTCACCGGTCGTGTCGAGTAAGACCGCCACGATCCCGTTGTAGGAATCGTCGGTTCGCGCGTTCCCGAGGGAGTGGATCGACTGTGCGATCCAGACCCCCGCGGTGAAGTTGAGCAACGCGACGAACGAAACGAGGCCGACCTGTCCATCGACGAACAGTGCGGCCGCGATACCGCCCGCAAACGTCACCGCCATGATGGCGTGGGTAACGAGCGAACGGACGCCAAAGTCTTCGAGGTGGGCGATGGATTTTCTGTCCATACAGGAAGGTGGTTCGGCGAAGCAATCCCTTTGCCACCTAACTATGTCGAACGTGAACATATGTCAGACATTCCAGTCGCCGGTGAGATCCGTTCCGCGGCCGTCCCCTGCGTTCGACGTCGGGGTGAAAACCGGACAGCCGAACCGCCAGCCGCCGATCGCAGCCCACTTACCGCCACCCCGTCAACGGTCACCCATGCAGATCAAAGACCGGGAGCAAGTCGAGGGCGGGCGCGAACGGGTCACCGTCGTTCCCGAAAGCGTCGACGACCTCTGGCACCTCCAGTACGTCCTCGAGCCCGGCGATCGCGTCGCTGGCGATACGACCCGTCGGATCCAGCGCAACGACGAGCAGATGCGGGATACCGGCGGCGAGCGCGAACACATGTGGGTCGCCATCGCCGTCGACGATATCGAGTTCCACAAGTTCGCCAACCGACTGCGGGTCGGCGGCGAAATCGTCGCCTGCTCGCGCGAGGACCAGCTCGGATTTCACCACACGCTGAACGTCGAAACGCGCGACGAGATCTCGATCGAGAAACGGTTCAAACCCGATCAAGAGGCCCGACTCGAGGAGGCCGAGCAAGCGACGGAAAATCCCGACGTGGCGATCGCGACCGTCGAGGAGGGACAGGCACACGTCCACACCGTCGCGCAGTACGGGACCGAAGAACGGGCGACCATCACCGGGCCGACCGGCAAGGGGGAATACGCCCGCGAGCGATCGGAGCTGTTCGCCGAACTCGCAGCCGTCCTGAAGCGACTCGACGTCGACGCGATCATCCTCGCAGGCCCCGGGTTCACGAAGCAGGATGCCCGGAAATACCTCGAGAAGAACGAACCGGACGTCGCGGAGTTGATCACGATGGTCGATACGTCGGCCGTCGGCGACCGGGGCGTCCACGAGGTCCTCAAGCGCGGCGCCGTCGCCGACGTCCAGGAGGAGACGCGCATCGAAAGCGAGGCCGAGTACATCGACGAACTCACCCGTCGCATCGCGGAGGGTGCCAAAGCAGCGTACGGCCCCGAATCAGTCCAGCGGGCCGCAGAGTTCGGCGCCATCGAGCGGTTGCTCGTCCTCGACGACCGACTGCGACAGGAGCGCGGTCCGGACGGCGAGTGGGGGATCGACGTCGACGAAAT encodes the following:
- a CDS encoding tRNA uridine(34) 5-carboxymethylaminomethyl modification radical SAM/GNAT enzyme Elp3, which produces MSTETPEPTETEAFERVCEALVDRILAGEIERDEVEKAKLEACSEHSAPKVPKNSELLDYAPEEHRQDLEAVLQRKPVRTASGVSPVAIMTSPERCPHGKCLYCPGGPDSEFSSSQSYTGEEPAAARGVQNDYDPYGQVTLRLEQLRQIGHPVDKVELILMGGTMTARSHDYQEWFVKRALEAMNDYDVDAEPEPAEGVSFAEDPAEYEWRYVEDVIAENETADVRNIGTTFETKPDWCDPEQIDRMLDLGGTKVEVGVQTTYERINRDMHRGHGVQESIDANRRLRDSAFKVGFHMMPGQPGMSKEMCLEDFRRLFETDQWKPDYLKIYPTLVVRGTATYDWWHKDEYEPLSNDEAADLIAEIKSMIPRYTRLQRVQRDIPADFIDAGVWKSNLRQLARQRMDDHGWECECIRCREAGMNDEEPEDVELDVLTYEACGGTEHFISFEDFERDLLVGFCRLRFPKNPVRPELENAALVRELHVYGSEVAVGNDGETDQHQHRGYGRRLMDRAETIAADAGYDKVSVISGIGAREYYRNKLGYHQDGPYVSKRL
- the rqcH gene encoding ribosome rescue protein RqcH codes for the protein MEPKRELTSVDLAALVGELGGYEGAKVDKAYLYGDDLVRLKMRDFDRGRIELLLEVGEIKRAHTVAPERVPDAPGRPPQFAMMLRNRLSGADFAGVEQFEFDRILEFTFERDDGTTRIIVELFGQGNVAVTDGEYEVIDCLETVRLKSRTVVPGSRYEFPESRTNPLSISREGFDHEMDDSDTDVVRTLATQLNFGGLYAEELCTRAGVEKGLDIEDADEDVYDRIYEAIDRLAIDLRTGHFDPRIYLDVDDGGDGEGDGDGRSDTGDGRVVDVTPFPLEERAELTAEPYDSFLTALDEYFFRLELADEAEPETTSQRPDFESEIAKHERIVEQQQGAIEGFEREADSLRDQAELLYAEYGLVDEILTTIQTAREHDRSWDEIEERFAEGADRGIEAAAAVVDVDGSEGTVTVDIDGERIDLVADRGVEQNADRLYTAAKDVEGKKEGALAAIEDTREDLADAKRRRDEWEADESEGGADDHEEDEGETRDWLAEPSVPIRENEPWFDRFRWFHTSDDYLVIGGRNADQNEELVKKYLEPGDKVLHTQAHGGPVTVLKATDPSEASSADIELPDSSIEEAAQFAVSYSSVWKDGRYAGDVYAVDSDQVSKTPESGEYLEKGGFAIRGERTYYRDTPVGAAIGIQCEPYTRVIGGPPSAIEDRAETTLEIEPGRYAQADAAKRIYRRLRERFADESFVRKIASPDKIQHFMPPGGSRIADD
- a CDS encoding DUF4870 domain-containing protein, encoding MSTQNEAVTATESAAKAATSLGPDGNVVGALSYVLAPLSGILVYLLEDQNEFARFHAAQSIVFGIASIAIFFTLSVITFMMNLILPDILSVLVSLFTFLSSIGIWFALFLVWVYLLVMAVKGSRTKLPVLGSIAESYLL
- a CDS encoding HTH domain-containing protein — encoded protein: MTDSVSDTAQPIRVELFLRSRASADTVEMLRETVARSHRLEEQHGGIDVCVKTWSSVRPAIERLADTGPSVSEIFETFQSWADRAGYTLRPAFKEHQTPSRLGHDAMSEIRVPVVCVAVYENGDLRYVAPCSDGERIHTVDECLSALEDGETGPVSDRDDKSESPRKWPGDRPENAVRESE
- a CDS encoding mRNA surveillance protein pelota, which codes for MQIKDREQVEGGRERVTVVPESVDDLWHLQYVLEPGDRVAGDTTRRIQRNDEQMRDTGGEREHMWVAIAVDDIEFHKFANRLRVGGEIVACSREDQLGFHHTLNVETRDEISIEKRFKPDQEARLEEAEQATENPDVAIATVEEGQAHVHTVAQYGTEERATITGPTGKGEYARERSELFAELAAVLKRLDVDAIILAGPGFTKQDARKYLEKNEPDVAELITMVDTSAVGDRGVHEVLKRGAVADVQEETRIESEAEYIDELTRRIAEGAKAAYGPESVQRAAEFGAIERLLVLDDRLRQERGPDGEWGIDVDEIVRTTEQKGGDVTVFSSEFPPGQQLANLGGIAALLRYRLE